The following proteins are co-located in the Nerophis lumbriciformis linkage group LG22, RoL_Nlum_v2.1, whole genome shotgun sequence genome:
- the LOC133615686 gene encoding leukocyte cell-derived chemotaxin-2-like, which produces MKMKTCNNLPVLLAVLLAGVCVCEGVTFGQLCHGNSMNTVRPSDTWGQGHYGAPRGSRTHQGVDITCADGSVVYAPFDLTLSGKLTVYTDNTKAAINSGINLRGEGLCVKLFYVDPDQTSGSVSKGERIGVMMPMQSVYPGITSHVHVQMCDKSDPTSYF; this is translated from the exons ATGAAGATGAAGACCTGCAACAACTTACCTGTGCTGCTTGCAGTTCTGCTGG ctggggtgtgtgtgtgtgagggtgtgACCTTCGGTCAGCTCTGCCATGGCAACTCCATGAACACGGTGAGGCCGTCAGACACCTGGGGCCAGGGTCACTACGGGGCCCCCCG CGGGTCCAGGACACACCAAGGTGTGGACATCACCTGTGCAGACGGCTCGGTGGTCTACGCTCCTTTTGACCTCACTCTCAGCGGCAAGCTCACCGTCTACACCGACAACACCAAGGCGGCTATTAACAGCGGCATCAACCTGCGGGGCGAAG GTCTGTGCGTCAAGCTCTTCTACGTGGACCCTGACCAGACATCTGGAAGCGTGAGCAAGGGCGAGCGTATCGGCGTCATGATGCCCATGCAGAGCGTCTACCCAGGCATCACCTCACACGTGCACGTGCAGATGTGCGATAAGAGCGACCCCACCTCGTACTTCTAA